From Rudanella lutea DSM 19387, a single genomic window includes:
- a CDS encoding tetratricopeptide repeat protein: MSSLFFWKEWSRTYRLPYLNSLFFLSLSLILFGVAWYRGVANVVQWDVLSELIDLPTTIRTLTDGLFDYNVPGKAYAVSEQFVASVMQVHPWMATTLLGALLIGFAGVLSAATRLSRVPFLAIMTAFILVLAVCRFETLEIPGLDGQYVFGILAFVLGSVAYYFHAFRTDIPMPARFGVFGLLLIGLFFGLGALSPVPHPALTAVSYGMPAFMLVSVGFILFIAFEIIAGLVWVTSANLAPAVGNPETRRTFGLRNFVLLTSLYLVNLLLVWLQNTKTLELGWLTVSPFLIYVTSLLLGVWGYRRQVEQQEDVPFAESGAFLYAGLGLIATSTIAYAFATANDPVVEMFEDAIVYSHLAMGTAFVLYVLYNFRQLFAKGLAVHRVLYKPKQAGLTVFRLGGLVVFGALLGGANLFPVRQAITGYYNGLGDLYAASGQLTSAQAFYQLGVEQEFQNHKSNYALASLALRNNEPGKAAFFFNQALLKQPSPQAFAALSSTYQQTNLFFEAIKALQRGLGQFPKSGELQNNLGYLYSRTSIADSAYYYFQTAVANTSRNEVPEANLLGLYARNPQVLATDSTLARQTDRYTYESYEANALAIKLVARRDTAGLAPPTWLADEPPVADSLLLTEGPAGLSVGRFASLYNYALASARPDSLLLQTLQQRGRQVSNQDFADDLLLAQAMVAYRSGRPADTFTLLSQLADGSPRTAEGYRTALGLLLMDSGLYPKANQMLELNTDTLSMYYRALTLTKMGDLVAAQSLWETAGRNDAGVAGLKQILYQERPPVSDLEKAFYVSYRTDDPNRGRYWETIRNTDLKTVSGATLIEEYLATRQPFYAQMILSQMGKPEQLSPFALSLENLSALRITVFRNKLPAADSMSRGFFALPHQAERQFLLGTVLARNQKTTEADRAFAEALRLAPLDAQIATGAARFWQQQKQTGRAYRAVVGVLDYNAREPELWKTYISLCLDQRLTDYAEDALPQLQGATSPADYQAFLADYQQKLTSIEKQRQAF, translated from the coding sequence ATGTCGTCGTTGTTCTTCTGGAAAGAGTGGAGCCGTACCTACCGGCTTCCGTACCTCAATAGCTTATTTTTTCTCTCTCTTAGCCTTATTTTGTTCGGCGTGGCCTGGTATCGGGGTGTGGCCAACGTGGTACAGTGGGATGTCCTGAGCGAACTGATCGACCTCCCCACCACCATCCGTACCCTGACCGATGGCTTGTTTGACTATAATGTACCGGGAAAAGCCTATGCCGTGTCGGAGCAGTTTGTGGCCTCGGTGATGCAGGTCCACCCCTGGATGGCGACTACCCTGCTGGGGGCCTTGCTGATCGGTTTTGCGGGCGTACTCAGTGCTGCTACCCGCCTGAGCCGTGTTCCGTTTCTGGCCATTATGACGGCCTTCATTCTGGTACTGGCCGTGTGCCGATTCGAGACGCTCGAAATCCCGGGGCTGGATGGGCAATATGTATTTGGTATTCTGGCGTTTGTGTTGGGCTCGGTAGCCTACTACTTCCACGCGTTCCGGACCGATATTCCGATGCCCGCTCGGTTTGGGGTGTTTGGCCTGTTGCTGATCGGCCTGTTTTTCGGATTGGGTGCTCTTTCGCCCGTACCCCACCCGGCCCTCACGGCGGTGAGTTATGGTATGCCCGCGTTCATGCTTGTGAGCGTAGGGTTTATTCTGTTTATCGCCTTCGAAATAATTGCGGGACTGGTCTGGGTAACGTCGGCCAATCTGGCGCCTGCCGTTGGTAACCCTGAGACCCGGCGGACATTTGGCTTGCGCAATTTTGTCCTGCTCACGAGCCTTTATTTAGTCAACCTGTTGTTGGTGTGGCTCCAAAATACCAAAACCCTGGAGCTGGGCTGGCTCACGGTGAGTCCGTTTCTGATTTACGTGACCTCGCTGCTGCTGGGGGTCTGGGGCTACCGGCGGCAGGTCGAACAACAGGAAGATGTGCCGTTTGCCGAGTCGGGCGCGTTTTTGTACGCGGGGCTGGGGCTTATCGCTACGTCGACCATTGCGTATGCCTTCGCCACCGCCAACGACCCGGTCGTTGAGATGTTCGAAGACGCCATCGTGTACAGTCATTTGGCTATGGGAACGGCGTTTGTGCTGTATGTGCTGTACAATTTCCGACAGCTGTTTGCCAAAGGACTGGCCGTGCACCGGGTGTTGTACAAACCCAAACAAGCGGGCCTGACCGTGTTTCGGCTGGGTGGACTGGTGGTGTTTGGAGCGTTGCTGGGCGGGGCGAATCTGTTTCCGGTTCGGCAGGCGATCACGGGATACTACAACGGGCTGGGCGACTTATACGCGGCTTCGGGGCAGTTGACCTCGGCACAGGCGTTTTACCAGCTGGGGGTTGAGCAAGAGTTTCAGAACCACAAATCGAACTACGCTCTGGCTTCGCTGGCCCTGCGTAACAACGAACCTGGCAAAGCCGCGTTTTTCTTCAATCAGGCGTTGCTCAAACAGCCCAGTCCGCAGGCGTTTGCCGCTCTAAGCAGCACCTATCAGCAAACAAACCTGTTTTTTGAAGCTATCAAAGCCTTACAACGCGGGCTGGGTCAGTTTCCGAAAAGTGGGGAGTTGCAGAATAACCTGGGCTACCTCTACAGCCGCACCAGCATTGCCGACTCAGCGTATTACTACTTTCAGACGGCGGTAGCCAACACCAGTCGCAACGAAGTGCCCGAGGCCAATCTGCTGGGCCTCTACGCCCGCAACCCGCAGGTGCTGGCAACCGACTCAACGCTGGCTCGGCAAACCGACCGGTATACATACGAATCGTACGAAGCCAATGCACTGGCCATCAAGCTGGTGGCCCGTCGCGACACGGCCGGGCTAGCCCCGCCAACCTGGTTGGCCGACGAGCCGCCCGTAGCCGACAGCCTGTTGCTGACCGAAGGCCCCGCCGGGCTTAGCGTAGGCCGATTTGCCAGTTTGTACAACTACGCGCTCGCGTCGGCCCGGCCCGACTCCCTCCTGCTCCAAACCCTGCAACAACGTGGTCGTCAGGTATCCAACCAGGACTTTGCCGACGATCTGCTGCTGGCGCAGGCCATGGTAGCTTACCGAAGCGGGCGGCCCGCCGATACGTTTACGCTGTTGAGTCAGCTGGCCGATGGGAGCCCCCGCACGGCCGAAGGTTACCGCACAGCGCTGGGGCTGTTGCTGATGGACAGCGGCCTGTACCCTAAAGCAAACCAGATGCTGGAGTTGAATACCGACACCCTTTCGATGTACTACCGGGCGCTGACGCTCACCAAAATGGGTGATCTCGTAGCGGCCCAATCGCTTTGGGAAACGGCCGGCCGCAACGATGCCGGGGTTGCCGGGCTAAAGCAGATTCTGTATCAGGAGCGGCCACCGGTGTCGGACCTCGAAAAAGCGTTTTACGTCAGCTACCGCACCGACGACCCCAACCGGGGCCGCTATTGGGAAACCATTCGGAATACCGACCTCAAAACGGTATCGGGAGCAACATTGATTGAAGAATATCTGGCTACGCGTCAGCCATTTTACGCCCAGATGATTCTGAGCCAGATGGGAAAACCGGAGCAACTGAGTCCGTTTGCGCTCTCGCTCGAAAACCTGAGTGCTTTGCGCATCACGGTGTTTCGCAACAAGCTACCCGCTGCCGACTCGATGAGTCGCGGATTTTTTGCCCTACCCCATCAGGCCGAGCGGCAGTTTTTGCTGGGTACCGTGCTGGCGCGTAACCAGAAAACGACGGAAGCTGATCGGGCCTTTGCCGAGGCTCTTAGGCTGGCCCCGCTCGATGCCCAAATCGCGACGGGGGCGGCCCGGTTCTGGCAGCAACAAAAGCAAACCGGCCGGGCGTACCGGGCGGTGGTGGGCGTATTGGATTACAACGCCCGCGAGCCCGAACTCTGGAAAACGTACATCAGTTTGTGCCTCGATCAGCGCCTGACCGACTATGCCGAAGATGCCCTGCCGCAGTTGCAAGGCGCTACCTCTCCTGCCGATTATCAGGCTTTTCTGGCAGACTATCAGCAAAAACTGACGTCAATCGAAAAGCAGCGTCAGGCGTTTTAA
- a CDS encoding ABC transporter ATP-binding protein, with the protein MNIIETRNIAKRYVMGSEVIEALKSVTIDVKKGEYVAFMGPSGSGKSTLMNIVGCLDTPTSGSYVLNGKDVSNMSENELAEVRNQEIGFVFQTFNLLPRQTSLENVALPLIYAGYTKSQRIEKAMLALKNVGLENRAGHRPNELSGGQRQRVAVARALVNDPSILLADEPTGNLDTKTSYEIMDLFDQIHSKGNTVIMVTHEEDIAEYAHRIVRLRDGLVESDRANEHVRKARSFMGA; encoded by the coding sequence ATGAATATCATCGAAACCCGCAATATTGCCAAGCGTTACGTGATGGGCTCAGAGGTCATCGAAGCCCTCAAATCGGTCACGATTGATGTGAAAAAAGGTGAGTACGTAGCCTTCATGGGACCGTCGGGCTCCGGCAAATCCACCCTGATGAATATTGTGGGTTGCTTAGATACCCCAACCTCAGGCTCGTATGTGCTCAACGGGAAAGATGTGAGCAATATGAGCGAGAACGAGTTGGCCGAGGTGCGGAATCAGGAAATCGGGTTTGTGTTCCAGACGTTCAACCTCTTGCCCCGCCAAACCTCGCTCGAAAACGTGGCTCTACCGCTTATTTACGCGGGTTATACCAAGTCGCAGCGAATCGAAAAGGCGATGCTGGCTTTGAAAAACGTAGGCCTCGAAAACCGGGCGGGGCACCGACCCAATGAACTCTCGGGCGGGCAGCGGCAACGGGTTGCTGTGGCGCGGGCACTGGTCAACGACCCCAGTATTTTGCTGGCCGACGAACCAACGGGTAACCTCGACACCAAAACGTCGTACGAGATCATGGACTTGTTCGATCAGATTCACAGCAAGGGCAATACCGTAATCATGGTAACGCACGAAGAAGACATTGCTGAATACGCCCACCGGATTGTGCGGCTCCGCGATGGTCTAGTCGAAAGCGATCGTGCCAACGAACATGTCCGTAAGGCCCGTTCGTTTATGGGAGCCTGA
- a CDS encoding GDSL-type esterase/lipase family protein → MHRQTIAKSIRTGLGISARSLSTLLRLCAVWVLFSYTTMEPSAPHTFSILSLGDSYTIGESVAPKDRWSVQLAGMLRNQGVDVADPDIIARTGWTTDELQAAIRASGNTKTYDYVSLLIGVNNQYRGQSLEKYRTEFRQLLQTAMTFAKGNPGRVFVLSIPDWGRSAFARGRDREQIAREIDAFNAVAKDECSKVGIVFIDITPVSRAAEGDASQFADDGLHYSGKHMKGWAELALPVVKSLK, encoded by the coding sequence ATGCATCGCCAAACAATAGCAAAATCGATTCGTACCGGCCTCGGCATTTCGGCCCGTAGCCTTTCGACCCTACTGCGGCTTTGCGCCGTATGGGTTCTCTTTTCGTATACTACTATGGAACCTTCGGCCCCTCATACCTTCTCGATACTGTCGCTCGGCGACTCGTACACCATTGGCGAGAGTGTTGCCCCAAAAGACCGCTGGAGCGTGCAGTTGGCCGGGATGCTCCGTAATCAGGGCGTTGATGTGGCCGATCCCGACATTATTGCCCGCACGGGCTGGACAACCGATGAACTTCAGGCCGCTATCCGGGCATCGGGTAATACCAAAACATACGATTACGTGTCCCTGCTGATCGGAGTAAACAATCAGTATCGGGGGCAGAGTCTGGAAAAGTATCGGACGGAGTTTCGGCAACTACTCCAAACCGCCATGACGTTTGCCAAGGGGAATCCGGGACGTGTGTTTGTCTTGTCGATTCCTGACTGGGGCCGCTCGGCTTTCGCCCGGGGCCGCGACCGGGAGCAGATCGCCCGAGAAATTGACGCGTTCAATGCTGTGGCCAAAGACGAGTGTAGCAAAGTCGGGATCGTATTTATCGACATCACGCCCGTTTCGCGCGCGGCCGAGGGCGACGCGAGTCAGTTTGCCGATGATGGCCTGCATTATTCCGGCAAGCACATGAAAGGGTGGGCCGAACTGGCATTGCCCGTTGTGAAGAGCCTGAAATAG
- a CDS encoding APC family permease: MTKRTSLLKLLGVGFGIAVTIGGTIGTGILRKPGPIAQQLGDPTLIIAVWLLVGVYALVGSLSVIELGTMLPKAGAWYVYARRAFGDYVGFVIGISSWLGSISAMAFGASVMSEYIGLLVPSLAGSLKPVAIGILALFVGFHWIGVGVASRAQEIMSFFKAVGLLLFVVACFAFTPESAGVAGPVTVQPLAQQGVWVGLLAALQAVFYTYDGWHTAAYFAEEDVNPNQNLPRSMISGVLLIIGIYLLVNLALLHVLPMEQLANSKLPAADAIQLLFGPGSAQVVTFLLMISIMGIINAQIMFNPRVIFAMARDGLFFKSFVSVNAGGTPGLAMILTAAMSVLMILTNTYAKLSDIATFFFVTCYAAGFASLIRLRKTEPELSRPVKAWGYPFSTWTLLVVSILFLVGAVFGDPTGSMYALLFVALSYPVYRLIRQ, translated from the coding sequence ATGACCAAACGGACTTCTCTTCTTAAACTGCTGGGTGTTGGCTTCGGTATCGCCGTGACCATCGGCGGCACCATTGGCACCGGTATTTTACGCAAACCCGGCCCCATTGCACAGCAACTAGGCGACCCAACGCTCATTATTGCCGTTTGGCTACTCGTTGGCGTGTACGCGCTGGTGGGGTCGCTATCGGTCATCGAGCTGGGCACTATGCTGCCCAAAGCCGGGGCCTGGTATGTGTATGCCCGCCGGGCCTTTGGCGATTATGTTGGGTTTGTGATTGGCATTAGCAGTTGGTTGGGGAGTATTTCGGCGATGGCGTTTGGGGCTTCAGTCATGAGCGAGTACATCGGCCTGCTGGTGCCGAGCCTGGCGGGTTCGCTCAAGCCGGTAGCCATCGGGATTCTCGCATTGTTTGTCGGCTTTCACTGGATTGGCGTGGGCGTGGCCAGCCGGGCGCAGGAGATTATGAGCTTTTTCAAGGCAGTTGGCCTGCTCTTGTTTGTGGTAGCCTGCTTTGCCTTCACGCCCGAGAGTGCCGGCGTCGCCGGGCCAGTAACCGTGCAACCGCTGGCGCAACAAGGCGTTTGGGTAGGGTTACTCGCGGCCCTACAAGCCGTTTTTTACACGTACGACGGCTGGCATACGGCTGCGTATTTTGCCGAAGAAGACGTAAACCCTAACCAAAACCTGCCCCGGTCTATGATCAGCGGGGTGTTGCTCATTATCGGTATCTATTTGCTGGTCAATCTCGCCCTGTTGCACGTACTCCCGATGGAGCAATTAGCCAACTCGAAACTGCCCGCAGCCGATGCTATTCAACTGTTGTTCGGGCCGGGTAGTGCGCAGGTTGTGACGTTTTTGCTGATGATTTCGATCATGGGGATTATCAACGCCCAGATCATGTTTAACCCACGGGTCATTTTTGCAATGGCACGCGACGGCCTGTTTTTCAAGTCCTTTGTGTCGGTCAATGCGGGCGGTACACCGGGTTTGGCGATGATTCTGACGGCCGCAATGTCGGTGCTGATGATTCTGACCAATACCTACGCCAAGCTGTCGGACATTGCCACGTTTTTCTTCGTGACGTGTTACGCGGCCGGGTTTGCGTCGCTCATTCGCCTGCGAAAAACCGAGCCTGAGCTGTCTCGGCCGGTTAAAGCGTGGGGCTACCCCTTCAGCACCTGGACTCTGCTCGTGGTTTCGATTCTGTTTCTGGTGGGGGCGGTCTTCGGCGACCCTACCGGCAGCATGTACGCCCTGCTTTTTGTTGCGCTGAGTTATCCGGTTTATCGGCTTATTCGGCAGTGA
- a CDS encoding galactitol-1-phosphate 5-dehydrogenase: MKALVLNQYKQLDYQEMPVPKPGPGEVLIRVQAVGICGSDVHGMDGSSGRRMPPIIMGHEASGIIAELGPDVHEWAVGDRVTFDSTVYKLDDWYSRRGMYNLSDDREVVGVSTPNFRRHGAFAEFVTVPQHIMYRIPDNVTFTQAAMVEPVAVALHALSLTPLQLNDSAVVVGAGMIGLFVIQALKLAGAAPIIAIDLDDDRLALALKLGATHTFNARTETDLAARVKQLTHGRGADVAFEVVGANATINTAIACVRKGATITLVGNLTPTVEIPMQKIVTEQLRLQGSCAINGEYEASLALISSGKIDVGAILSAEVPLSEGAAWFDRLYSHEKGLMKVVLKP, translated from the coding sequence ATGAAAGCACTCGTTTTAAACCAATACAAGCAACTCGATTATCAGGAAATGCCCGTACCCAAACCCGGACCGGGCGAGGTGTTGATTCGGGTACAGGCCGTGGGTATCTGCGGCTCCGACGTGCATGGGATGGACGGCAGCAGCGGCCGGCGCATGCCCCCGATTATCATGGGGCATGAAGCTTCGGGCATTATTGCTGAACTGGGCCCTGATGTCCACGAATGGGCCGTGGGCGACCGGGTTACGTTCGACTCAACGGTGTACAAGCTGGATGACTGGTACAGCCGACGGGGTATGTACAACCTCAGCGACGACCGCGAAGTAGTGGGCGTATCAACGCCGAACTTCCGGCGGCATGGAGCCTTCGCCGAGTTCGTGACGGTGCCGCAACACATCATGTACCGCATTCCCGACAACGTCACGTTTACGCAGGCAGCCATGGTAGAACCGGTGGCGGTAGCCCTGCACGCGCTCAGCCTTACGCCTTTGCAACTGAACGACTCTGCCGTGGTGGTAGGTGCGGGTATGATTGGTTTATTTGTGATTCAGGCCCTCAAACTGGCCGGTGCAGCGCCCATCATCGCTATTGACCTCGACGACGACCGGCTGGCGCTGGCGCTCAAGCTTGGGGCTACCCATACGTTCAACGCCCGTACCGAAACCGACCTGGCCGCCAGGGTAAAACAACTCACACACGGGCGCGGGGCCGACGTGGCCTTTGAGGTGGTCGGGGCCAATGCCACCATCAACACCGCCATTGCCTGTGTTCGGAAAGGGGCTACCATTACGCTGGTAGGCAACCTGACCCCAACGGTTGAGATTCCGATGCAGAAAATTGTAACCGAACAGTTGCGCTTACAGGGTTCGTGCGCCATCAACGGTGAATACGAAGCCTCGCTGGCCCTTATCTCATCGGGTAAGATTGATGTGGGGGCTATTCTGAGCGCCGAAGTTCCCCTGAGCGAGGGCGCGGCCTGGTTCGACCGACTCTACAGCCACGAAAAAGGGCTGATGAAAGTGGTGCTCAAGCCTTAA
- a CDS encoding McrB family protein encodes MIAEDHQQLLTDRMRAIGQPEAIRRFFGLLKELIDVVNLPNGDARLAFVVGRDNDLTANINFFPALRLLRARNSEAEFRLLIKRECQDRIEAEEVSFIPLSDNSPYAYAVLGESDGHLLQNIALQRCWQDCLVELTETARRGPHKAVHNPALYDMAEDDAVRESLLNQTFRYGQNAGPVRYWVFHAYPKYYDMAAEIAGELGGTFRVSQVNKALMRSGDRFAVLVSGAQSGIYAFGTVTSDPTVRAAESPSAYVRSPDRFTGERLAVEYLFDEKLLDNPVGRAQLREHPLLAPLRIFENPQGMTNWELTPEQFNAIRQLAGLPELDNRVEETTVGYGTEEPTEPVQPLNQPRNLILYGPPGTGKTFSLQHNWLHTATATRQRADFVTFHASYSYEEFVEGIRPETLQGQVAYRVRKGIFHRACLTALQLAGYATMADCLNDTPANRQRRFREAPPHVLLIDEINRANIAGVLGELITLLEEGKRLGHEQELWLTLPYSQERFGVPANLYIVGSMNTADRSIALLDLALRRRFSFREVLPNPALLGTVDGVDLAALLRTLNERIEYLYDRDHQIGHAYLMGVDSLDTLAIVFRDTIIPLLQEYFYGDWHKIQLVLGDHKAWGKTPEQRLIWVKKQYTPALARELFGENPNEMDEVVTYEINPHLTAGEFGQVPKEAFIFIYQKPMSERVKE; translated from the coding sequence ATGATTGCCGAAGACCACCAGCAACTTCTGACCGACCGCATGCGGGCCATTGGGCAGCCCGAAGCTATCCGACGGTTTTTCGGCCTGTTGAAAGAACTGATCGATGTGGTCAACCTGCCCAATGGCGATGCCCGGCTCGCGTTTGTGGTTGGGCGCGACAATGACCTGACGGCCAACATCAATTTTTTTCCGGCTCTGCGCCTGCTGCGCGCCCGCAACAGCGAGGCTGAGTTTCGGCTGCTTATTAAACGAGAATGTCAGGACCGGATCGAAGCTGAAGAGGTTTCGTTTATCCCGCTTTCCGACAATTCGCCGTATGCCTATGCCGTGCTGGGTGAGTCGGACGGGCATCTCCTGCAAAATATTGCCCTGCAACGTTGCTGGCAGGACTGCCTCGTCGAACTAACCGAAACCGCCCGCCGGGGGCCGCACAAAGCCGTGCACAACCCGGCCCTGTACGACATGGCCGAGGACGATGCCGTTCGGGAAAGCCTGCTGAACCAAACGTTTCGGTACGGGCAAAACGCCGGTCCCGTTCGGTATTGGGTGTTTCATGCGTACCCCAAATATTACGATATGGCCGCTGAAATAGCAGGCGAGCTGGGCGGCACGTTTCGGGTGAGTCAGGTCAACAAAGCCCTGATGCGCTCGGGCGACCGGTTTGCTGTGCTGGTATCGGGGGCGCAGAGCGGTATCTACGCGTTTGGCACCGTCACGTCTGACCCAACGGTTCGCGCGGCCGAGTCGCCATCGGCGTACGTACGCTCGCCCGACCGGTTTACGGGTGAGCGACTGGCCGTTGAGTATCTGTTCGACGAAAAACTGCTCGACAACCCCGTTGGCCGGGCGCAGTTACGTGAGCATCCGCTGCTGGCTCCGTTGCGGATTTTTGAAAATCCGCAGGGCATGACCAATTGGGAGCTGACGCCCGAGCAGTTCAACGCGATCCGGCAACTGGCCGGCCTGCCCGAACTCGACAATCGGGTTGAAGAAACCACCGTCGGCTACGGAACCGAGGAGCCGACCGAGCCCGTTCAGCCCCTCAATCAGCCGCGTAACCTTATTCTGTACGGCCCACCGGGTACGGGGAAAACCTTTTCGTTACAGCACAACTGGCTGCATACCGCCACCGCCACCCGGCAACGGGCCGATTTTGTTACGTTTCATGCCTCGTACAGCTACGAAGAGTTTGTGGAGGGGATTCGGCCCGAAACGCTTCAGGGACAGGTAGCCTACCGAGTCCGTAAAGGTATTTTTCACCGGGCCTGCCTCACCGCTCTGCAACTGGCGGGCTACGCAACCATGGCCGACTGCCTGAACGATACCCCCGCCAACCGGCAACGGCGATTCCGGGAGGCACCTCCGCACGTGTTGCTCATCGACGAGATAAACCGGGCCAATATTGCCGGGGTACTGGGCGAGCTGATTACCCTGCTGGAAGAGGGCAAACGACTTGGGCATGAACAGGAACTCTGGCTCACCCTGCCCTACTCGCAGGAGCGCTTTGGGGTGCCTGCCAACCTGTACATTGTGGGGTCGATGAACACCGCCGACCGCTCTATTGCCCTACTCGACCTAGCCTTACGCCGACGGTTTAGCTTCCGGGAGGTGTTGCCCAACCCTGCCCTGCTGGGTACGGTCGACGGAGTCGATTTGGCGGCCCTGCTGCGAACCCTCAACGAGCGCATCGAATACCTTTACGACCGCGACCATCAGATTGGTCATGCGTACCTGATGGGTGTCGACTCGCTCGATACCCTAGCGATTGTGTTCCGGGATACTATTATCCCGTTGTTGCAGGAGTATTTTTACGGCGACTGGCACAAGATTCAGCTTGTGCTGGGCGACCATAAAGCCTGGGGTAAAACGCCTGAGCAGCGGCTCATCTGGGTAAAAAAGCAGTACACCCCGGCCCTGGCGCGCGAGTTGTTCGGCGAAAACCCCAATGAGATGGACGAGGTAGTGACCTACGAAATAAATCCGCACCTGACCGCCGGTGAGTTTGGGCAAGTCCCGAAAGAAGCATTCATTTTTATATACCAGAAACCAATGAGCGAAAGAGTGAAAGAGTGA